The Methylobacterium durans nucleotide sequence GCCCTCGGCCTCCGCATCCTCCTGGATCAGGATCGCGTCCGCGCCCTCCGGCACGGGCGCGCCCGTGAAGATGCGCACGGCCTCCCCCGGACCGATCCGGCCGGCATGACCGTGGCCCGCCGCGCTCGTGCCGACGAGACGCAGCCGGGCCGGGACGCTGTCGAGGTCGGCGGCGCGCACGGCGTAGCCGTCCATCGCGGAGGCCGGGAAGGGCGGCTGGGTGCGCTGCGCCGCCACCGGCTCCGCGAGGGTTCGCCCGGCGGCGGCCGCGATCCCGGCGCGCTCGGCCTCGACGGGCCGGGCCACGCTCGCGAGGATGCGTTCCAGCGCCTCCGCGACGGGCAGGAGCCCGCTCACGCGCCGGCCTCCGCGTCCGCGCGGTAGCTGCCCGATCGGCCGCCGTCCTTGGCCAGCAGCCGGATGCCCTCGATACGCATGCCGCGGTCGACCGCCTTCACCATGTCGTAGACCGTCAGGCAGGCGACCGAGACCGCGGTCAGCGCCTCCATCTCGACGCCGGTCGGGCCCTGCACGCGCACCTCCGCGGTGAGGCGAAGGCCGGGGAGCGCGTCGTCGGCCTCGCAGGTCACGTGGACCTTCGAGAGCAGGAGCGGGTGGCAGAGCGG carries:
- the moaC gene encoding cyclic pyranopterin monophosphate synthase MoaC is translated as MTGLTHLDATGAANMVDVTDKAATTRTALAEGAVVMLPETLRLIREGDAKKGDVIGTARLAGIMAAKRTHELIPLCHPLLLSKVHVTCEADDALPGLRLTAEVRVQGPTGVEMEALTAVSVACLTVYDMVKAVDRGMRIEGIRLLAKDGGRSGSYRADAEAGA